A stretch of the Clostridium fungisolvens genome encodes the following:
- the spoIVA gene encoding stage IV sporulation protein A: MDSFNIYKDIAERTQGDIYVGVVGPVRTGKSTFIKRFMDLMVIPKIENSYKKERAKDELPQSGSGKSIHTTEPKFIPNEAIEISLDEGLKFKVRMVDCVGYIVKGALGYMEGEQAKMVTTPWFDYEIPFEDAAEIGTRKVITDHSTIGLVITTDGSITGIPREDYVDAEERVIQELKTIDKPFIIVLNTTKVNAPETKELKVQLEAKYSVPVQVMDVLSMKEEDITKLFKKVLKEFPVKEVNIDMPEWIEKLDPSHWLKENFLNIVKDMCKNIFKVRDIKTCLDGYREEDFMGLTDIDEMNLGDGTARIKLNPKQGIFYKILSELCGNDISSESELMTLMKELNEAKVEYDKVSDALKEVKETGYGLVAPQLTEMKFEDPEFVKQGGKYVVKLKASAPSLHFIKADIETEISPIMGTEKETEELFKSLLEQFESDPTKLWQSNMFGKSLEVLVKEGLQNKLYKMPEDVQVKIQKTLQKIINEGNGGLICIIL, from the coding sequence TTGGACAGCTTTAATATATATAAGGATATAGCTGAAAGAACCCAAGGTGACATTTACGTTGGTGTTGTTGGGCCTGTAAGAACTGGTAAGTCTACATTTATTAAAAGATTCATGGATCTTATGGTAATACCAAAGATAGAAAATTCATATAAAAAAGAAAGGGCTAAGGATGAGCTGCCACAATCAGGATCAGGCAAAAGTATTCATACTACTGAACCTAAATTCATACCTAATGAAGCTATAGAAATCTCTTTAGATGAAGGCTTAAAATTCAAGGTAAGAATGGTTGATTGTGTTGGTTATATTGTAAAAGGAGCCTTAGGCTATATGGAGGGTGAGCAAGCAAAGATGGTTACCACTCCATGGTTTGATTATGAAATTCCTTTTGAAGATGCTGCTGAAATCGGTACAAGAAAGGTAATTACAGATCATTCAACTATCGGTTTAGTTATAACAACAGACGGCAGTATAACAGGAATACCTAGAGAAGATTATGTTGATGCTGAGGAAAGAGTAATTCAAGAATTAAAAACAATAGATAAGCCTTTCATAATTGTACTTAATACAACTAAAGTAAATGCACCTGAAACAAAGGAACTTAAGGTTCAACTTGAAGCAAAGTACAGTGTTCCAGTGCAGGTTATGGATGTATTATCCATGAAGGAAGAAGACATAACCAAATTATTCAAAAAAGTACTTAAGGAATTCCCAGTGAAGGAAGTAAACATAGATATGCCAGAATGGATAGAAAAATTAGATCCATCTCACTGGTTAAAAGAGAATTTCTTAAACATAGTTAAGGATATGTGTAAAAACATATTTAAAGTTAGAGACATAAAGACTTGCTTGGATGGATATAGAGAAGAAGATTTCATGGGACTTACTGATATTGATGAGATGAACCTAGGCGATGGTACAGCAAGAATAAAGCTAAATCCAAAGCAAGGCATTTTCTATAAAATACTTAGTGAATTATGTGGCAATGATATATCATCAGAAAGCGAACTTATGACTTTAATGAAAGAACTTAATGAAGCTAAGGTTGAATATGATAAGGTTTCAGATGCTTTGAAGGAAGTAAAAGAAACTGGTTATGGACTTGTAGCCCCTCAGCTAACAGAAATGAAGTTTGAAGATCCAGAGTTTGTAAAGCAAGGTGGAAAGTATGTGGTTAAGCTAAAAGCCAGCGCTCCAAGCTTGCATTTCATAAAGGCAGATATCGAAACAGAGATATCACCAATAATGGGTACAGAAAAAGAAACAGAAGAGCTATTTAAATCTCTTCTAGAACAGTTCGAAAGTGATCCAACAAAACTATGGCAGAGTAATATGTTCGGTAAATCCCTAGAAGTTCTTGTAAAAGAAGGACTACAGAACAAGCTCTACAAGATGCCAGAGGACGTACAAGTTAAGATCCAAAAGACCCTTCAAAAGATAATAAATGAAGGTAACGGTGGACTTATCTGCATAATTCTATAG
- a CDS encoding MBL fold metallo-hydrolase, whose product MKIKHIKGSTFCIDTGRTYLPFYKINDEEIIMLDSGLAKGERREIEKLLVDNNFKIAAIICTHAHVDHIGNNTYFKKKYNCIIAMPAYEAMLCSSIVNLKGYYSMLTLTEIREQFGHMVCETDVMISYNQSFIEVCGIKFDIFHTPGHSAAHICITTPDEVCYLGDALVGYETMREAKLPYAYIVSEDLKSKDKLYTLKCSKYIVAHKGIYNDITELIGANIEFYKAIALKVYEVIEDGMTMDLVRSAVTKSFNLRINTMARYGLIERLLRPYVEYLSEIGSISLQIEEGIIKYSKF is encoded by the coding sequence ATGAAGATAAAACACATTAAAGGGAGTACTTTTTGTATTGATACTGGAAGAACTTATCTTCCATTTTATAAGATAAATGATGAAGAAATAATTATGTTAGACTCTGGTTTAGCAAAAGGTGAGAGACGAGAAATAGAGAAGCTTCTTGTAGATAATAATTTTAAGATAGCTGCTATAATATGCACTCATGCACATGTAGATCATATAGGAAATAATACATATTTTAAGAAAAAATATAACTGTATTATTGCAATGCCAGCATATGAAGCTATGCTTTGCAGCTCTATTGTGAATTTAAAAGGATATTATAGTATGCTAACTTTAACTGAAATTAGAGAACAGTTTGGACACATGGTTTGTGAAACTGATGTTATGATTTCTTATAATCAAAGTTTTATAGAAGTCTGTGGAATTAAGTTTGATATTTTTCATACTCCAGGACATAGTGCTGCTCATATTTGCATTACAACTCCAGATGAAGTCTGTTATTTAGGGGATGCTTTAGTAGGTTATGAAACTATGAGGGAAGCAAAGCTTCCTTATGCTTATATAGTAAGTGAAGATTTAAAAAGTAAGGATAAGCTGTATACCTTAAAATGCAGTAAATACATTGTAGCTCATAAAGGCATCTACAACGATATTACAGAACTTATAGGAGCTAACATAGAATTTTACAAAGCTATAGCTTTAAAAGTATATGAAGTGATAGAAGATGGTATGACCATGGATCTTGTTAGGTCAGCTGTTACTAAAAGCTTCAACTTAAGAATAAATACTATGGCTAGATATGGTTTAATAGAAAGACTTTTAAGACCATATGTTGAATATTTAAGCGAAATAGGAAGTATAAGTTTGCAGATAGAAGAGGGAATAATCAAATATTCGAAATTTTAA
- a CDS encoding bacteriohemerythrin: protein MFNWKPEFELGMEKIDNEHKKLFEIANKGYELLVNDFYVDKYDRIMEIIVELRDYAQFHFSAEEEYLASIGYKKLFTHKIEHDSFIQKVSNVNLNDVDSNQDKYVQDLLDFIVIWIKEHIMEKDREYVNAK, encoded by the coding sequence ATGTTTAATTGGAAACCTGAATTTGAACTTGGTATGGAAAAAATAGACAATGAACACAAGAAATTATTTGAAATAGCTAATAAAGGCTATGAGCTTTTAGTCAATGATTTTTATGTGGACAAGTATGATAGAATAATGGAGATAATAGTAGAATTAAGAGACTATGCCCAGTTTCACTTTTCTGCTGAAGAAGAATATCTTGCAAGTATAGGTTATAAGAAATTATTTACTCATAAGATTGAACATGATTCCTTTATTCAAAAGGTAAGTAATGTTAATCTAAATGATGTTGATTCTAATCAAGATAAGTATGTTCAAGATCTTTTAGACTTCATAGTTATATGGATTAAAGAGCACATAATGGAAAAAGATAGAGAATACGTAAACGCAAAATAG
- the ahbB gene encoding siroheme decarboxylase subunit beta, which yields MIDNFDKKIIRKLQENISISATPFKEIADELNMNEDDLISKIKTYNEAGILKRVGAILYHRKAGFNANAMVVWKIDDKNLDEAGKYMASFSEISHCYERKPCDSWDYNLYSMVHGKDKESCNKIIEKISNDLGVKDYKILYSTRELKKTSMKYFL from the coding sequence ATGATTGATAATTTTGATAAAAAAATAATAAGAAAATTGCAGGAGAATATTTCAATATCAGCTACTCCATTTAAAGAAATAGCTGATGAACTTAATATGAATGAAGATGACCTTATAAGTAAAATTAAAACTTATAATGAAGCAGGTATACTAAAAAGAGTTGGAGCCATACTCTATCATAGGAAAGCAGGCTTTAATGCTAATGCAATGGTTGTTTGGAAGATTGATGATAAAAATTTAGATGAAGCTGGAAAATATATGGCGTCTTTTTCTGAAATAAGTCATTGCTATGAAAGAAAGCCTTGTGATTCTTGGGATTATAATCTTTATTCAATGGTACACGGAAAAGATAAAGAAAGCTGCAATAAAATTATTGAGAAAATTTCTAATGATCTAGGAGTTAAAGATTACAAAATTTTATATAGCACTAGAGAACTTAAAAAGACCAGTATGAAATACTTTCTTTAG
- the ahbA gene encoding siroheme decarboxylase subunit alpha, translating into MDVIDENLLNLMQNEIPIDRRPFKILGQQLSLTENEVIKRVNRLKSEGIIRRIGGIFSSKKIGYTSTLCAAKVPENKIEEVASLINQYNEVTHNYIREDDYNMWFTIITDSHESLNTILQDIQVKTELRDIISLPSVKLFKIKVALNLQGDGKDD; encoded by the coding sequence ATGGATGTAATAGATGAAAATTTACTTAATCTAATGCAAAATGAAATTCCAATAGATAGAAGACCTTTTAAAATACTAGGGCAACAGTTATCACTTACAGAAAATGAAGTTATAAAAAGAGTAAACAGATTAAAAAGTGAAGGTATTATAAGAAGAATAGGAGGTATCTTTAGTTCGAAAAAAATCGGTTATACAAGCACCCTTTGTGCCGCTAAGGTTCCAGAAAATAAAATTGAAGAGGTTGCTTCGTTAATAAATCAGTATAATGAAGTAACTCATAATTACATTAGAGAAGATGATTACAACATGTGGTTTACGATAATAACTGATTCTCATGAAAGTTTAAATACTATTCTACAGGACATACAAGTGAAAACTGAGTTAAGAGATATAATAAGTTTGCCATCAGTTAAATTATTTAAAATTAAAGTAGCTTTGAACCTTCAGGGAGATGGCAAAGATGATTGA